One Tomitella gaofuii DNA segment encodes these proteins:
- a CDS encoding acyl-CoA dehydrogenase: MAAERRRAAYELGLGLVEEHTALAESVRAFAERTITADGVRAALEAPEEEKFPWYWPDLSAQDLLGLHVPEEQGGSGGGLLTAAVALEALGRTVAPGPYVPTVLASAVLAAADDKAGIDLLPGLISGERTGAVALGPAVAGAAGITGRRDADGLVLDGVLDAVLGAAAADMVVVPVTMVGEARGDGAGGATETVWVAVDGPQLRRTEQDGVDLLRRSARVEATGLRVPESRVLAALDPDRVRALATVLLGAEALGVLSWCVSTAAEYAKTREQFGRPIGRFQAVKHTCARMGIALEKARATLWDAARALDGDDADAVLAADIAATVVPDAAVEVAQQCIQVHGGIGFTWEHDAHLYYRRALAIRAVLGTREERAGRVAAAALAGIRRECTLELPEEADALRAPIADALRGIAAIDDEDEQLVALGDGGWVQPHLPRPYGRGAGPLEQIVISEEIGTADIAMPQLLMGGWAVQAIVAHGTERQKRELVVPTLRGEVVWCQLFSEPGAGSDLASLTTRAVRVDGGWEITGQKIWTTVAQFAQWAMLIARTDPEAPKHEGITYFVLDMSTPGVTVRPLREMTGSALFNEVFLDRVFIPDSDVVGEVDDGWHVARTTLAGERVALSQKMEAYATDADLLAFARGRTLTPVGRHELGELVAESQAVDLLGVRTVLGQLSGTDVSTTSSVGKLLAMGLGQSIAEYVVAQLGPAGAVAVPGMPSDKAIEQLIAGRATTIYGGTTEVQLNVIAERMLGLPRD, from the coding sequence ATGGCCGCCGAACGCCGCCGCGCCGCATACGAGCTGGGGCTGGGTCTCGTCGAGGAGCACACGGCCCTCGCGGAATCGGTGCGCGCCTTCGCCGAGCGCACGATCACCGCCGACGGGGTGCGGGCGGCGCTCGAGGCGCCCGAGGAGGAGAAGTTCCCGTGGTACTGGCCGGACCTGTCCGCGCAGGACCTGTTGGGATTGCACGTTCCCGAGGAACAGGGAGGTTCCGGGGGCGGGCTGCTCACCGCCGCGGTGGCGCTCGAGGCCCTCGGACGCACCGTCGCGCCGGGACCGTACGTCCCCACGGTGCTCGCGTCGGCGGTACTCGCCGCAGCGGACGACAAGGCGGGGATCGACCTGCTGCCGGGCCTGATCTCCGGCGAGCGCACGGGCGCGGTCGCGCTGGGTCCCGCCGTCGCGGGGGCCGCGGGGATCACGGGCCGACGCGACGCGGACGGACTTGTGCTCGACGGTGTCCTCGACGCGGTGCTGGGCGCCGCGGCGGCCGACATGGTGGTCGTGCCCGTGACGATGGTCGGCGAGGCCAGGGGTGACGGGGCCGGCGGGGCCACGGAAACGGTGTGGGTCGCGGTCGACGGCCCGCAGCTGCGGCGCACCGAGCAGGACGGGGTGGACCTGCTGCGCCGGTCTGCGCGCGTCGAGGCGACCGGGCTCCGGGTGCCGGAATCCCGGGTGCTGGCGGCGCTGGATCCCGACCGTGTGCGTGCCCTGGCGACGGTCCTGCTCGGGGCCGAGGCGCTGGGCGTGCTGTCCTGGTGCGTGTCCACGGCGGCGGAGTATGCGAAGACGCGCGAGCAGTTCGGGCGCCCCATCGGCAGGTTCCAGGCGGTCAAGCACACCTGTGCACGGATGGGCATCGCGCTGGAGAAGGCGCGGGCGACGCTGTGGGACGCCGCCCGCGCGCTGGACGGGGACGACGCCGACGCGGTGCTCGCCGCAGACATCGCCGCCACCGTGGTGCCCGATGCGGCGGTGGAAGTGGCGCAGCAATGCATCCAGGTGCACGGGGGCATCGGCTTCACCTGGGAGCACGACGCACACCTGTACTACCGCCGGGCACTGGCGATCCGCGCCGTCCTGGGCACCCGGGAGGAGCGCGCAGGCCGGGTGGCGGCGGCCGCGCTCGCCGGCATCCGCCGCGAGTGCACGCTGGAGCTTCCGGAGGAGGCCGATGCGCTGCGCGCGCCCATCGCGGATGCATTGCGCGGCATCGCCGCGATCGACGACGAGGACGAACAGCTCGTCGCGCTCGGCGACGGAGGCTGGGTGCAGCCGCACCTGCCGCGGCCGTACGGGCGCGGGGCGGGCCCCCTCGAACAGATCGTCATCTCCGAGGAGATCGGCACGGCGGACATCGCCATGCCGCAGCTGCTCATGGGCGGCTGGGCAGTCCAGGCGATCGTCGCGCACGGCACCGAACGGCAGAAGCGCGAACTCGTCGTCCCCACGCTGCGCGGGGAGGTGGTGTGGTGCCAGCTTTTCAGCGAGCCGGGTGCCGGTTCCGACCTGGCGTCCCTGACCACCCGGGCCGTGCGCGTCGACGGCGGCTGGGAGATCACCGGCCAGAAGATCTGGACCACCGTCGCCCAGTTCGCGCAGTGGGCCATGCTCATCGCCCGGACGGACCCGGAGGCGCCCAAGCACGAGGGCATCACCTACTTCGTGCTCGACATGTCCACGCCCGGTGTCACGGTGCGGCCGCTGCGAGAGATGACCGGTTCGGCGCTGTTCAACGAAGTGTTCCTGGACCGCGTGTTCATTCCGGACTCGGACGTGGTGGGGGAGGTGGACGACGGCTGGCACGTCGCACGCACGACCCTCGCCGGCGAGCGCGTGGCGTTGAGCCAGAAGATGGAGGCCTACGCCACCGACGCCGACCTGCTGGCCTTCGCACGCGGCCGCACGCTCACCCCGGTGGGCCGCCACGAGCTCGGCGAGCTCGTGGCGGAGAGTCAGGCGGTGGACCTGCTCGGCGTGCGCACGGTCCTGGGGCAGCTCTCGGGCACGGACGTGAGCACCACGTCGAGCGTGGGCAAGCTGCTGGCGATGGGGCTCGGCCAGTCGATCGCCGAGTATGTGGTGGCGCAGCTCGGCCCGGCGGGCGCGGTGGCGGTGCCGGGTATGCCCAGCGACAAGGCGATCGAACAGCTCATCGCCGGGCGGGCCACCACCATCTACGGCGGCACCACGGAGGTGCAGCTCAATGTGATCGCCGAGCGGATGCTGGGCCTCCCGCGGGACTGA
- a CDS encoding SRPBCC family protein, which translates to MASVSVSATLSTAPEKTWDALSDLSRWEEWLTIHQSWKSELPTEVAVGAQFTEVVSVMGMANKIEWTVTEVTVPQSVTIEGTGMAGVKVQFTLQVQPDGDGSRAVIDASFTGTMIVGPIGKSVAKNAKGDLEASLARFAEIFG; encoded by the coding sequence ATGGCATCGGTATCCGTCTCCGCCACCCTGTCCACCGCACCGGAGAAGACCTGGGACGCGCTCTCGGACCTGTCCAGGTGGGAGGAGTGGCTGACCATCCACCAGTCCTGGAAGAGCGAGCTGCCCACCGAGGTGGCGGTGGGCGCGCAGTTCACCGAGGTCGTCTCGGTGATGGGCATGGCAAACAAGATCGAGTGGACCGTCACCGAGGTGACCGTCCCGCAGTCCGTCACCATCGAGGGCACCGGCATGGCCGGGGTGAAGGTGCAGTTCACGCTGCAGGTCCAACCGGACGGCGACGGTTCCCGCGCCGTGATCGACGCGTCGTTCACCGGCACCATGATCGTCGGGCCCATCGGCAAGTCGGTGGCGAAGAACGCCAAGGGCGACCTCGAGGCGTCGCTGGCGCGTTTCGCCGAGATCTTCGGCTGA
- a CDS encoding MaoC/PaaZ C-terminal domain-containing protein produces the protein MTSSDTRAARPSEPVAFDGAGLGVWTDPERFEVTAERIAEYAAATNDPIESHRAGRVAPPVFAVVPVFLSMAPAALSVAPPELLMKLVHGEQDFRFHRPIVPGDTLVARARPVGYAGRGSGSSVVVHAETRTEAGELVGEQWLTAFFRGVDAGPGEGEQAPPHPLDPALRAAAPAAEVRQHIDEDQTFRYSPASGDPMPIHLDDEIAQMAGLPGIINHGLCTMAFTSWAALTELAGADTARLRRLAVRFARPVLPGQTIDTRFWRAAPGFAGAGETAYSYETVVPGGAGAPEATVITDGLAVIADA, from the coding sequence GTGACCTCATCGGACACGCGGGCGGCGCGCCCTTCCGAACCGGTGGCGTTCGACGGCGCAGGGCTGGGGGTGTGGACGGACCCGGAACGCTTCGAGGTGACGGCCGAGCGCATCGCCGAGTACGCCGCCGCCACCAACGATCCCATCGAATCGCACCGGGCGGGCCGCGTCGCCCCGCCGGTGTTCGCAGTGGTGCCGGTGTTCCTGTCGATGGCGCCGGCCGCGCTGTCGGTGGCGCCGCCGGAGCTGCTGATGAAGCTGGTCCACGGAGAGCAGGACTTCCGGTTCCACCGGCCCATCGTTCCCGGTGACACGCTCGTCGCGCGGGCCCGCCCCGTCGGCTACGCGGGCAGGGGCAGCGGCTCCAGCGTGGTCGTGCACGCCGAGACGCGCACCGAGGCAGGTGAACTGGTGGGCGAGCAGTGGCTCACGGCGTTTTTCCGCGGCGTCGACGCGGGGCCGGGGGAGGGGGAACAGGCCCCGCCGCACCCGCTCGACCCGGCGCTGCGCGCCGCCGCGCCGGCGGCGGAGGTGCGCCAGCACATCGACGAGGACCAGACGTTCCGGTATTCCCCGGCCTCGGGCGACCCCATGCCGATCCACCTCGACGACGAGATCGCGCAGATGGCGGGCCTTCCGGGAATCATCAATCACGGCCTGTGCACGATGGCGTTCACCTCGTGGGCCGCGCTCACCGAGCTCGCCGGCGCGGACACGGCGCGGTTGCGACGGCTGGCCGTGCGGTTCGCGCGCCCGGTGCTTCCCGGGCAGACCATCGACACCCGGTTCTGGCGTGCCGCACCGGGCTTCGCGGGCGCCGGCGAGACCGCCTATTCGTACGAGACCGTCGTCCCGGGCGGTGCGGGCGCGCCCGAGGCGACGGTCATCACCGACGGGCTCGCCGTCATCGCCGACGCCTGA
- a CDS encoding SDR family oxidoreductase: MGILDGRVAVITGAGRGIGREHALLFAREGARVVVNDVGGANDGSGADEGPAQQVVDEIRAAGGEAVANTGSVASWADAAAAVDQAVDEFGRLDILVNNAGILRDAFIAGMDENQWDAVLAVHLKGHAGMLHHAAAYWKAQTKAGEPVDAAVVNTASASGTFMPNAGQANYGAAKAGIAALTLVAADELDRYGVRVNAIAPIARTRLTLATPGMGALFAQEVPAGEFDAFSPANISPVVAHLASQKCSLTGKVFAVQGGAISELAGWHDVSTIEADGPWELDDLAARLG; encoded by the coding sequence ATGGGAATCCTGGACGGACGCGTAGCGGTCATCACCGGCGCGGGGCGCGGCATCGGCCGCGAACACGCGCTGCTGTTCGCCCGTGAGGGGGCGCGGGTCGTCGTCAACGACGTCGGCGGCGCCAACGACGGCTCGGGGGCCGACGAGGGGCCGGCCCAGCAGGTGGTCGACGAGATCCGCGCCGCGGGCGGAGAGGCCGTGGCGAACACCGGCAGCGTTGCCTCGTGGGCCGACGCGGCTGCCGCCGTCGACCAGGCGGTCGACGAGTTCGGCCGGCTTGACATCCTCGTCAACAACGCGGGCATCCTGCGCGACGCGTTCATCGCGGGCATGGACGAAAACCAGTGGGACGCGGTGCTGGCCGTGCACCTCAAGGGGCACGCGGGCATGCTGCACCACGCGGCCGCGTACTGGAAGGCACAGACCAAGGCGGGCGAGCCGGTGGACGCGGCGGTCGTCAACACCGCCTCCGCCTCGGGGACGTTCATGCCGAACGCGGGTCAGGCCAACTACGGCGCCGCCAAGGCCGGCATCGCCGCACTCACACTGGTGGCGGCCGACGAGCTGGACCGCTATGGGGTGCGCGTCAACGCCATCGCGCCCATTGCGCGCACGCGGCTGACACTGGCGACGCCGGGCATGGGCGCGTTGTTCGCCCAGGAGGTGCCCGCCGGGGAGTTCGACGCGTTCAGCCCCGCGAACATCTCCCCCGTCGTCGCGCACCTGGCGTCGCAGAAGTGCTCGCTCACCGGCAAGGTGTTCGCGGTGCAGGGCGGTGCTATCTCGGAGCTCGCGGGGTGGCACGACGTCTCTACCATCGAGGCGGACGGCCCGTGGGAGCTCGACGACCTCGCGGCAAGGCTCGGGTGA
- a CDS encoding class I SAM-dependent methyltransferase, with protein MRDMDAGAGSDSGGPADPVGDLDWDGEHGAFWVREQEHQDAVLQPFVAPLLDAAVVGSGTAVLDVGCGCGATTRAAAMRGAAPVVGLDLSSAMLARARELAVAQGVEGVDFVQGDAQEHPFAPATFDAVISRFGVMFFDDPPTAFRGFARALRPGGSLAFVCWQSARRNPHISLPMRAIVTAFPDALPRDTPQPPFSMAEPDEVRDLLAGAGFGDVECAPIEQRLRVGDDVDQVLAHYLAGPMARRLLERQPAEEIEEVTARIRAQLAEHAGADGVHLGSAAWLVTARAR; from the coding sequence ATGCGCGACATGGACGCTGGGGCAGGGTCTGATTCCGGAGGGCCGGCGGACCCGGTCGGCGACCTGGACTGGGACGGGGAGCACGGCGCGTTCTGGGTGCGCGAGCAGGAGCACCAGGATGCGGTGTTGCAGCCGTTCGTCGCGCCCCTGCTCGACGCGGCCGTGGTCGGTTCGGGCACCGCGGTGCTCGACGTGGGATGCGGCTGCGGGGCCACCACGCGGGCGGCCGCCATGCGCGGGGCGGCTCCCGTGGTGGGGCTCGACCTGTCCTCGGCGATGCTCGCCCGGGCGAGGGAACTCGCTGTGGCGCAGGGGGTCGAGGGCGTGGACTTCGTGCAGGGCGACGCACAGGAGCACCCCTTCGCGCCGGCGACGTTCGACGCCGTGATCAGCCGCTTCGGCGTCATGTTCTTCGACGACCCGCCCACAGCGTTCCGCGGGTTCGCGCGCGCCCTGCGCCCGGGCGGCAGCCTGGCCTTCGTGTGCTGGCAGTCGGCCCGCCGCAACCCGCACATCTCGCTGCCGATGCGCGCCATCGTCACCGCGTTCCCCGATGCGCTGCCCCGGGACACGCCCCAGCCGCCGTTCAGCATGGCCGAACCCGACGAGGTCCGGGATCTGCTCGCCGGCGCCGGATTCGGCGACGTCGAGTGTGCGCCGATCGAGCAGCGACTGCGCGTCGGCGACGACGTCGACCAGGTGCTGGCGCACTATCTGGCCGGGCCGATGGCCCGTCGGCTGCTCGAGCGGCAGCCGGCCGAGGAGATCGAGGAGGTGACCGCGCGCATCCGCGCGCAGTTGGCCGAGCACGCCGGCGCCGACGGCGTCCACCTGGGGTCGGCCGCGTGGCTGGTGACCGCCCGCGCCCGTTGA
- a CDS encoding lipase family protein yields MRGRAPHARAAAGHGGRLAAVGAALAAVGALTLAPTVSAAPAPAPAAAHAEALAPLAPGTLLSDPVAIDPSAADGALWIPGTAQAWKVEYRTTTSGEEPAASTGTVYVPQGQAPEGGWPVISWAHGTTGLGDACAPSDTGWSQRDLDYLAHWMGQGYAVVATDYAGLGTPGGMPYLDGKVEAHNVVDMVKAGRNVAGADLSREWVVIGQSQGGGAAITTARYADEYGGPDLDYRGAVGTGVPAYIENIVAIAGPGMPPIALPKGMTAYGLYILAGLDTAHPELGIPSVLTDQGRVLLGQAKAQCLGDFEQTAAGTVLGSLFTAPLSSLPDFHRVLFDYMKMPEDGFGQPFFIGQGLKDTDIIMPSTLIYAETLRRNGQPLTFRAYPTDHSGTMAASLPDSTPFVRALFDGNPPAPSFGSAE; encoded by the coding sequence ATGCGTGGCCGGGCGCCGCATGCCCGCGCGGCGGCCGGCCACGGCGGGCGCCTCGCGGCGGTGGGTGCGGCCCTCGCCGCGGTCGGCGCGCTCACGTTGGCGCCCACTGTGTCGGCCGCGCCGGCCCCGGCCCCGGCCGCCGCGCATGCCGAGGCGCTCGCACCGCTCGCGCCGGGCACGCTGTTGTCGGACCCCGTCGCGATCGACCCGTCCGCAGCGGACGGTGCGCTGTGGATCCCGGGCACCGCGCAGGCCTGGAAGGTCGAATACCGCACCACGACGTCCGGTGAGGAGCCCGCGGCGAGCACCGGCACGGTATACGTGCCGCAGGGGCAGGCGCCGGAGGGCGGCTGGCCGGTGATCTCGTGGGCGCACGGCACCACCGGGCTCGGCGACGCGTGCGCGCCGTCGGACACCGGGTGGTCGCAGCGCGATCTCGACTACCTCGCGCACTGGATGGGCCAGGGGTACGCGGTGGTCGCCACCGATTACGCGGGCCTCGGCACACCCGGCGGAATGCCCTACCTGGACGGCAAGGTCGAGGCGCACAACGTCGTCGACATGGTCAAGGCCGGGCGGAACGTGGCCGGGGCGGACCTGTCCCGCGAATGGGTGGTCATCGGCCAGTCGCAGGGCGGCGGCGCGGCCATCACGACGGCGCGCTACGCCGACGAGTACGGCGGACCGGACCTCGACTACCGGGGCGCGGTGGGCACCGGGGTGCCGGCGTACATCGAGAACATCGTCGCGATCGCGGGCCCCGGCATGCCGCCGATCGCCCTGCCGAAGGGCATGACCGCCTACGGCCTCTACATCCTCGCGGGCCTCGACACCGCGCACCCCGAGCTGGGCATCCCGTCCGTGCTCACCGACCAGGGCCGCGTGCTGCTCGGCCAGGCGAAGGCGCAGTGCCTCGGCGACTTCGAACAGACCGCGGCGGGGACCGTCCTGGGGTCGCTGTTCACCGCGCCGCTGTCGTCGCTGCCGGACTTCCACCGGGTGCTGTTCGACTACATGAAGATGCCGGAGGACGGCTTCGGTCAGCCGTTCTTCATCGGGCAGGGGCTCAAGGACACCGACATCATCATGCCGTCGACGCTGATCTACGCCGAGACGCTGCGGCGCAACGGCCAGCCGCTCACCTTCCGCGCGTATCCCACCGACCACAGCGGCACCATGGCGGCGTCGCTGCCGGACAGCACGCCGTTCGTGCGGGCGCTGTTCGACGGGAACCCGCCCGCGCCGTCGTTCGGCTCCGCGGAGTAG